A single region of the Planctomycetota bacterium genome encodes:
- a CDS encoding ComF family protein, whose translation MGTSINLCNLCHLWLQSVLDLIYPRYCLVCNISLNQTDRRALCSDCTTQITFINQDTSCPKCGIDLGPYVQPDTLCQECHAHPPRFARAIAVAGYDGVIREAIHKFKYAKERVLLDELSGLLVARWQGVTQLLPQIDMIMPAPLYRGKLKERGFNQSQLLAERLSQATGIPLEIDNLVKTRPTPDQAGLDSVNRKKNLLDAFEVTNPKAIDGKNILLIDDVLTTGATASEISRTLKKAGVKNVYVLVLAR comes from the coding sequence ATGGGAACCAGTATTAATCTGTGTAATCTGTGTCATCTGTGGTTGCAAAGTGTTCTCGACCTGATTTATCCGCGCTATTGCCTGGTGTGCAACATCTCTCTCAATCAGACGGACCGCCGGGCGCTGTGTTCGGATTGCACTACCCAGATTACCTTTATCAACCAGGATACATCCTGCCCTAAGTGCGGGATTGACCTGGGTCCGTATGTCCAGCCCGATACCTTGTGCCAGGAATGCCATGCCCATCCGCCCAGGTTCGCTCGGGCCATTGCCGTAGCCGGCTATGACGGCGTCATCCGTGAGGCCATCCATAAATTCAAATACGCCAAGGAACGGGTATTGCTGGACGAACTATCCGGTCTGCTCGTTGCCCGATGGCAGGGCGTGACCCAACTATTACCGCAGATAGATATGATTATGCCGGCGCCGCTGTATCGTGGCAAACTCAAGGAGCGGGGGTTTAACCAATCCCAGCTCTTGGCCGAGCGGCTGAGTCAGGCCACAGGTATTCCCTTGGAGATAGACAATCTGGTAAAGACCCGGCCCACACCGGACCAGGCCGGACTGGATTCGGTCAACCGCAAGAAGAATCTGTTGGATGCCTTTGAGGTAACTAACCCTAAAGCCATAGACGGTAAGAATATCCTGTTGATAGACGATGTTTTGACCACCGGCGCCACGGCCTCGGAGATTAGCCGGACACTCAAGAAAGCCGGGGTTAAGAATGTATATGTTTTAGTTCTGGCGCGGTAA
- a CDS encoding ABC transporter ATP-binding protein, with amino-acid sequence MSLLAVKDLSFSYQGQGEFTLSIPHFELNHGERVALIGPNGAGKTTFLQIIALLHKIGNGTILYNSSAIKSREDILQYHRQTAFVPQRPTMYNRSVLDNVAIGLMIRNIRPVEIGERVIEMLKALKISHLTHRNALSISGGEARRVMLARALVLNPKILFLDEPFADLDEPVRRSIIEDTLPILSSTGCATIFVTHNQDETYQLANRFMVLIKGQIVQSGTAYEIFGNPATKEVAEFIGIRNIIPAEITGEDSGMLQLSLSGGIHLWYSGPAPKGKQVLCCIPPESITISTDTLQLHSSARNALQGIIKKVIPSRYLVWLEIDCNGVPLTASVTHQSVKELGLTSGKPASVLIKATAIQLLER; translated from the coding sequence ATGTCTTTATTAGCTGTTAAGGATTTATCATTCTCTTACCAGGGACAGGGTGAGTTTACTCTATCTATCCCCCATTTTGAACTGAATCATGGGGAACGAGTAGCCCTCATCGGTCCCAATGGCGCGGGCAAGACCACCTTCCTGCAAATTATTGCCCTGTTGCACAAGATAGGCAATGGAACCATTCTATATAATAGTAGCGCGATAAAAAGCCGTGAAGATATCCTTCAATATCACCGCCAGACCGCCTTTGTGCCCCAGAGACCGACGATGTATAACCGCTCAGTCCTGGACAATGTTGCAATCGGCCTAATGATTCGTAATATCCGACCGGTTGAAATCGGTGAAAGAGTTATTGAAATGCTCAAGGCACTGAAGATTTCCCACCTGACTCATCGCAATGCCCTGAGCATCTCCGGCGGCGAGGCCCGGCGGGTAATGCTGGCCCGGGCCCTGGTGTTAAACCCCAAAATCCTGTTCCTGGACGAGCCATTTGCGGATTTGGATGAGCCGGTCCGGCGCTCTATAATAGAAGACACCCTGCCTATCTTGAGTTCAACCGGATGCGCCACCATATTTGTCACGCATAACCAGGACGAGACCTACCAGCTGGCCAACCGTTTTATGGTGCTGATAAAGGGACAGATCGTCCAGTCCGGCACGGCCTATGAGATATTCGGCAATCCGGCCACCAAGGAGGTGGCGGAATTCATCGGCATCAGGAATATTATCCCGGCTGAGATAACCGGGGAGGATAGCGGTATGCTCCAGTTATCGCTCTCAGGTGGAATTCATCTTTGGTATTCCGGCCCCGCACCCAAAGGTAAGCAGGTCCTGTGCTGCATTCCACCGGAATCGATTACCATATCAACCGACACACTGCAATTACATAGCAGCGCGCGCAATGCACTTCAGGGTATTATCAAAAAGGTCATACCCTCAAGATATCTGGTCTGGCTGGAGATAGATTGCAACGGAGTGCCGTTAACCGCCTCGGTCACCCATCAATCAGTCAAGGAACTCGGATTGACATCCGGAAAACCAGCCAGCGTCCTCATCAAGGCCACGGCCATACAGTTACTGGAAAGATAA
- a CDS encoding ABC transporter permease: MNELFDIIRTSLEVSGLSLIIAGFIGIPLGVIIGLSAFRGKKWLIALVNTGMGLPPVLVGLVVVIILGRSGPLGFMGLLYSRTAMVIAQTIIALPIITAFTTAGIQKINPELVRQTISLGATRFQLFRIIIQEARLTILVALMAGFGSIISEVGAVMMVGGNIKGDTTVLTTGILQSTRMGLFNEALILGGVLLVISFIVNLTLTLIQQKRMY, encoded by the coding sequence ATGAACGAACTATTTGACATTATCCGGACATCGTTAGAGGTCTCAGGATTATCACTTATCATTGCGGGCTTTATCGGCATCCCTCTGGGCGTGATTATCGGATTATCCGCCTTTCGCGGTAAGAAATGGCTGATTGCCCTGGTCAATACCGGGATGGGCCTACCGCCGGTCTTAGTCGGGCTGGTAGTCGTGATTATCCTGGGCAGAAGCGGCCCACTAGGATTCATGGGTCTATTATATTCCAGGACTGCAATGGTCATAGCCCAGACCATCATTGCCCTGCCGATTATCACGGCATTTACCACTGCCGGCATCCAAAAGATAAATCCGGAACTGGTGCGCCAAACCATCTCCCTGGGCGCCACCAGGTTCCAACTCTTCCGCATCATCATCCAGGAGGCCCGGCTGACCATCCTGGTGGCCCTGATGGCCGGATTCGGCAGTATCATCTCCGAGGTCGGCGCGGTCATGATGGTAGGCGGAAATATCAAGGGCGATACCACGGTCCTGACTACCGGAATACTCCAGTCCACCCGGATGGGATTATTTAACGAAGCCCTGATACTGGGCGGCGTGTTATTGGTGATTAGTTTTATTGTTAACCTAACACTAACGTTAATCCAACAAAAAAGAATGTATTAA
- a CDS encoding substrate-binding domain-containing protein has translation MKSTTYCLLLPILLLALISCGSNPDNNEIILATTTSVQDTGLLDVLTDIFKKNTGYKIKAIAVGSGEAMALGRRGDADVLLVHSPKDEETFMSDGFGKSRVTFMYNYFAIVGPADDPAGCSKTALAAEAFSRIAATSSPFISRGDNSGTHKKEMSLWNETGINPKGKWYIQAGVGMGQTLLIAGEKNAYTLSDRGTYLAFKDAVALKIVKDGVPDLKNNYSVIVLNPDKFPNVNLKGAQAFADFLTSPETLKLISEYGKDKYGKGLFFPVVK, from the coding sequence ATGAAATCAACAACATACTGCTTATTACTGCCAATCCTGTTACTGGCACTAATCTCCTGCGGGTCAAACCCTGACAATAATGAAATCATCTTAGCCACCACCACCAGCGTGCAGGATACCGGACTGCTGGATGTCCTGACCGACATATTCAAGAAGAATACCGGCTACAAAATCAAGGCCATTGCCGTCGGCTCAGGCGAAGCCATGGCTCTGGGCAGGCGCGGCGATGCCGATGTGCTGCTGGTCCACTCGCCCAAGGACGAAGAGACGTTTATGTCCGACGGATTCGGCAAGAGCCGGGTAACATTTATGTATAACTACTTTGCTATCGTCGGACCGGCTGATGACCCGGCCGGATGCTCCAAAACCGCTTTAGCCGCCGAGGCGTTCTCCAGAATCGCCGCAACCTCATCGCCGTTTATCTCGCGGGGTGATAATTCCGGCACGCATAAGAAAGAGATGTCCCTGTGGAACGAAACAGGCATTAATCCCAAAGGCAAATGGTATATTCAGGCCGGGGTAGGAATGGGCCAGACCCTGTTAATCGCCGGCGAAAAGAACGCCTATACGCTCTCTGACCGCGGGACTTATCTGGCCTTTAAAGATGCGGTAGCGCTCAAGATTGTCAAGGACGGCGTGCCTGACCTGAAGAATAATTATTCGGTAATCGTATTAAACCCTGATAAATTCCCCAATGTAAACTTAAAGGGCGCGCAGGCGTTTGCCGACTTTCTTACCTCGCCGGAAACACTAAAACTGATTTCCGAATACGGCAAGGATAAATACGGGAAAGGGCTGTTCTTTCCGGTGGTTAAGTAA